In a genomic window of Nostoc sp. UHCC 0870:
- a CDS encoding LCP family protein, translated as MTSQRTSTEGNQSARVPKSRQKNAKSGRWLWFWVGMSGIAMVSATAGALLAVSLSGTQLQQAELSPQEEAVFDGDRIAGNGLRFSELTRPVNLLVMGMSVLPPDVRNPPPDTQNLRHLPQINSFDGLADVMLLVQFQPEKKKIAILSIPRDTRTEIEGYGTRKINAANVEGGPALTAKTVSNVLGGAGIDRYIRINVLGVGKLIDALGGVTVHVPKDMKYQDDSQHLYINLKAGKQHLNGDQALQLLRFRHDALGDIGRIQRQQMVIRALIDQSLNPATVTQLPKILNVVKDNIDTNLTVEELVALLGFGVRTNRANMQMFMLPGRFSENGEYDASYWIPSKRGITNLMSQHFGLESFSERQITEPGALKVAIQDSTGSTDSDRSQLRPLIKTLEKAGYRNIYIYKEWSEPLEMTKIIAQKGDGDSAESIRNTLGFGEVRVESTGSLNSDISIQVGRDWLEKKEWLENSSNF; from the coding sequence GTGACCAGTCAAAGAACTTCGACCGAAGGAAACCAATCAGCGAGAGTCCCTAAGTCCAGGCAGAAAAATGCCAAGTCTGGGCGTTGGCTATGGTTCTGGGTGGGGATGAGTGGTATTGCTATGGTATCGGCAACAGCCGGGGCGTTGTTGGCAGTGTCTTTAAGTGGTACACAGTTACAACAAGCAGAGCTTAGTCCCCAAGAAGAAGCTGTCTTTGATGGCGATCGCATTGCTGGTAATGGGTTACGATTCTCAGAATTAACTCGTCCCGTAAATCTTCTTGTTATGGGTATGAGTGTACTACCGCCAGATGTACGGAATCCTCCTCCTGATACCCAAAACCTCCGACATTTACCGCAAATCAATTCCTTTGATGGTCTTGCGGATGTAATGCTTTTAGTTCAATTTCAACCAGAGAAGAAAAAAATAGCGATTTTGTCTATTCCCAGGGATACCCGCACCGAAATTGAGGGTTATGGGACAAGGAAAATTAATGCTGCCAATGTTGAAGGTGGCCCGGCTTTAACTGCTAAAACAGTTAGCAATGTCTTGGGGGGTGCAGGAATTGATCGCTACATCCGCATTAATGTTTTAGGGGTGGGCAAACTGATTGATGCTTTGGGTGGAGTCACAGTCCATGTTCCCAAAGATATGAAATATCAAGATGACTCTCAACATCTATATATTAATTTAAAGGCAGGTAAGCAGCATCTCAACGGCGATCAAGCACTACAATTACTTCGCTTTCGCCATGATGCACTGGGAGATATTGGCCGCATTCAACGCCAGCAAATGGTAATTCGGGCATTGATTGACCAGAGTCTCAACCCCGCTACAGTAACTCAATTACCAAAAATTCTCAACGTGGTCAAAGATAACATCGATACTAATTTAACTGTTGAAGAATTGGTGGCACTATTGGGCTTTGGAGTCCGCACCAACCGGGCTAATATGCAAATGTTTATGTTACCTGGTCGCTTTAGCGAAAATGGTGAGTATGATGCTAGCTATTGGATACCGAGTAAAAGAGGTATTACCAACTTGATGTCTCAGCACTTTGGTTTAGAATCATTCTCGGAACGCCAAATTACTGAGCCGGGCGCGTTAAAGGTAGCAATACAAGATAGCACAGGTAGCACAGATAGCGATCGCTCTCAACTCCGTCCTTTGATCAAAACTTTGGAAAAAGCCGGATATCGCAATATATATATTTATAAAGAGTGGTCTGAACCTTTGGAAATGACTAAAATTATCGCTCAAAAGGGCGATGGCGATAGTGCAGAATCAATTCGCAATACTTTAGGTTTTGGAGAAGTCCGCGTAGAAAGTACCGGTAGTCTCAATTCTGATATTAGTATCCAGGTAGGTAGAGATTGGTTGGAAAAAAAAGAGTGGTTAGAGAATTCCAGTAATTTTTGA